Part of the Pseudomonas sp. ADAK13 genome is shown below.
AATGTGGGAGCTGGCTTGCCTGCGATGCAGGCGACGCGGTCTTTCAGTAGTACCGGGGCGATGCCATCGCAGGCAAGCCAGCTCCCACACTGGGCCTGTGGTGCTTTTATGCCTTGAGGGTTTTCACGCCTTCCGCGGTACCCAGCAGCAATACGTCAGCCGGACGGGCCGCAAACAAACCGTTGGTGACGACGCCGACGATCGCGTTGATCTGGCGCTCCAGTTCCACCGGGTTGGTGATCTGCATGTTGAACACGTCGATGATGATGTTGCCGTTGTCGGTCAGCACGCCTTCGCGGTACACCGGGTCGCCGCCCAGCTTCACCAGCTCGCGGGCCACGTGGCTGCGGGCCATCGGGATGACTTCCACGGGCAGTGGGAACGCGCCGAGTACCGGCACCAGCTTGCTGGCGTCGGCGATGCAGATGAAGGTCTTGGCCACGGCCGCGACGATCTTCTCGCGGGTCAGGGCTGCGCCGCCGCCCTTGATCAGGTTCAGGTGGGCGTCGCTTTCATCGGCGCCGTCGACGTAGAACTCCAGGTCGCTGACGGTGTTCAGCTCATACACCGGAATACCGTGGCCCTTGAGCCGTGCAGCCGTGGCTTCGGAGCTGGCGACCGCGCCGTCGAACGCGCCCTTGTGCAGGGCCAGCGCATCGATAAAGCAATTGGCGGTGGAACCGGTGCCGACACCGACGATGCTTTTATCGTCGAGTTTAGGAAGGATTAAATCGACGGCGGCCTGGGCCACTGCCTGTTTGAGTTGATCCTGGGTCATGCGGGCTCCGGAACGGGCGGGGAGTAAAGAGGGGCGCGAGTATAACCCAACAAAACCTCGGTTTTCGTGTGGTCGCCCGGCCAAACGCTGGGTTAGACTCCTTGGCCCTGCCCAACCCGCCCAGTGATGCTTTCCGATGCTTGAACAGTACGTCAAAAAGATCCTCACCTCGCGCGTTTACGACGTTGCCGTAGAAACCCCGCTGCAGACCGCCCGCCAGCTCTCCGAGCGGCTGGGCAACACGGTCTGGCTCAAGCGCGAAGACTTGCAGCCGGTGTTCTCGTTCAAGATTCGCGGCGCCTACAACAAGTTGACCCAACTGAGCGCCGAAGAGCGTGCGCGCGGCGTGGTCACCGCCTCGGCGGGCAACCACGCCCAGGGCCTGGCCCTGGCGGCCAAGGTGCTGGGGGTCAAGGCCACCATCGTGATGCCCAAGACCACCCCCGAGATCAAGGTCGAGGGCGTGCGCTCCCGTGGCGGCAAAGTGGTGCTGCACGGGGATTCTTTCCCGGAAGCCCTGGCGTATTCACTGAAGCTGGTCGACGAAAAAGGCTACGTCTACATTCACCCCTACGATGATCCGCACACCATTGCCGGGCAGGGCACCGTGGCGATGGAGATCCTGCGCCAGCACCCGGGGCCACTGGACGCGATTTTCGTCCCGGTGGGCGGCGGCGGCCTGATCGCCGGTATCGCGGCGTACGTGAAGTACCTGCGGCCCGAAATCAAGATCATCGGCGTCGAGCCGGACGACTCCAACTGCCTGCAAGCCGCCATGGCCGCGGGCGAACGCGTGGTATTGCCGACCGTGGGCATCTTCGCCGACGGCGTGGCGGTGGCGCAGATCGGCCAGCACACCTTCGACATCTGTAAGGATTACGTGGATGAAGTGATCACCGTCAGCACCGATGAAATCTGCGCGGCGATCAAGGACATCTACGACGACACCCGCTCGATCACAGAACCTGCCGGCGCCCTGGGCGTGGCGGGTATCAAGAAATACGTCGAGACCCGTGGCATCACCGGGCAAACCCTGGTGGCCATCGATTCCGGGGCCAACGTCAACTTCGACCGCCTGCGCCACGTGGCCGAGCGCGCCGAGTTGGGTGAAGGCCGCGAAGCCATCATCGCCGTGACCATCCCCGAGAAGCCGGGCAGCTTCAAGGCCTTCTGTGAAGCCGTGGGCAAGCGCCAGATCACCGAATTCAACTACCGCTACCACTCCGGTCGCGAGGCGCACATTTTTGTCGGCGTGCAGACCCACCCGGAAAACGACCCGCGCAGCGCGCTGATCGCCAGCCTCACCCGCCAGGGTTTCCCGGTGCTGGACCTGACGGAAAACGAACTGGCCAAGCTGCACATCCGTCATATGGTCGGTGGCCATGCGGCGCACGTCAGCGATGAAGTGGTGTTTCGCTTCGAATTCCCGGAGCGTCCGGGGGCGCTGTTCAACTTTCTTAACAAATTGGGCGGGCGCTGGAACATCTCGATGTTCCACTATCGCAACCACGGCGCCGCCGACGGGCGTGTAGTGGCGGGCCTGCAAGTGCCGGCGGACGAGCGTCACCTGGTGCCAGCGGCGCTGGAGGCCATTGGCTACCCATACTGGGATGAAAGTGACAACCCGGCCTACCAACTGTTCCTCGGTTGAGCGACTACGCTGACTGGGCGGCCTTCAAGGAATCGAGAACATGGAAACGCTGACCACCCTTAAAGTTATCCACATCGCGGCCACGGTGTTGCTGCTGCTCAGCGGCCTCGCCCTGGCGGTGCTGGCCTGGCGCAAACGCAGCGCAGGGCCTGCCTATACCGTGCAGCGGCCGTGGGTGTTTGTGTGGCTGTTGATGGGCATTTGCGTGGTGAGCATGCCGTTCACCGGCTGGTGGCTGGTGCACTTGATCGGCTGGCCGCTGGGGCAAACGTGGATTCTGGGCTCCAGCGTGATCTACACCGTGGCGGCACTGAGCTGGTTCTGGCTGGTGGCGCGGCTTAATCGACTGCGGTTGGGCGGGGCGGGGAGTGTGAACTTCACCGTGGCGCTGGCGGTGGTGAGCCTGGTGGGGTTTGTGGCGATTGCCGGGTTGATGGGCGCCAAGCCGGTTTAAGGGCTGGCAAAACACTTGTGGTGAGCGGGCTTGCCTCGCGCGGGGCAGGCCCGCTCACCACAAAAAACCGATCAATGCAGGTTATCAGCCGCGCAGGGTGATCACCGGCCAGCCACGCTTTTCGGCTTCAGCGCGCAGATTCGGATCCGGATCCACCGCCACCGCATGCGTCACCTGCTCCAGCAGCGGCAGGTCATTCATCGAATCGCTATAGAAGTAGCTGTCCTCCAGGTTGTACCCGGTCTCTTCCAGCCAACGATTCAAGCGCGTCACCTTGCCCTCGCGAAAGCACGGGATATCTGTACTGCGCCCGGTGTAACGGCCATCCTGCATCTCGCATTCCGTGGCAATCAGGGTTTCAACCCCCAACCGCTCGGCAATCGGTGCGGTCACAAAGCGGTTGGTCGCGGTGATGATCACCAGCTTGTCGCCCGCCGCCCGGTGCTTGGCCAGCAATTCAACCGCCTGGGGCAGCAGGATCGGCTCGATGCAGTCGCGCATGTAGTCGCGGTGCCATTCATCCAGCTGGGCCATTTCGGTGCGGCCGAGGATTTCCAGGCAGAAGTTCAGGTACTCGGCGTTATCCAGCTTGCCGGCCAGGTAATCCTGGTAGAACTCATCGTTGCGGGCCTTGTAGGCCACCGCGTCGAGAATCCCGCGTTCACAGAGGTAATCGCCCCAGGCGTGATCGCTGTCACCCCCCAAAAGCGTGTTGTCCAAGTCGAATAAAGCCAGGCGCATTGCAGTTACTCGCTGAAAAGTCTGTAAAAAGGCGTCCAGAATACGGTCTTTTCACAAGAGTGCACATAAGGTAAGCAGCCTCGTTGCCGCTGTATCAATCTTTGTGGAACAATGCGGTGACATGCGTTTGCGAGGTTGTTGCCGTGATCGACCCCGATGGTTTCCGTCCTAATGTCGGGATTATTCTTACGAATGATGCCGGACAGGTGCTATGGGCTCGCCGTATCAACCAAGATGCCTGGCAGTTTCCTCAAGGCGGAATCAACCCCGACGAAACCCCTGAAGACGCCTTGTACCGTGAGTTGAACGAAGAAGTAGGCCTGGAACGCGAAGATGTACAAATTCTGGCCTGCACCCGAGGCTGGTTGCGCTATCGTTTGCCGCAACGTCTGGTCCGCACCCACAGCCAACCGCTGTGCATCGGCCAGAAACAGAAATGGTTTCTCCTGCGCCTGATCTCCAACGAGCAGCGGGTGCGGATGGATTTGACCGGTAAACCGGAGTTCGATGGCTGGCGCTGGGTCAGTTATTGGTATCCGTTGGGCCAGGTGGTGACATTCAAGCGCGAGGTTTATCGTCGCGCTCTTAAAGAGCTTGCCCCGCGCCTTTTAGCGCGCGACTGACGACGGAGTTCGACCCCGAGCCATGCTCAATACGCTGCGCAAGATCGTCCAGGAAGTTAACTCCGCCAAGGATCTCAAGGCGGCGTTGGGGATTATTGTGTTGCGCGTCAAGGAAGCCATGGGCAGCCAGGTCTGCTCGGTTTACCTGCTGGACCCCGAGACCAACCGTTTTGTCCTGATGGCCACCGAGGGCTTGAACAAGCGCTCCATCGGCAAGGTCAGCATGGCGCCCAATGAAGGTCTGGTGGGCCTGGTGGGGACGCGTGAAGAACCCCTGAACCTCGAAAACGCGGCCGATCACCCGCGTTATCGCTACTTTGCCGAAACCGGCGAAGAGCGTTACGCCTCGTTCCTCGGTGCGCCGATCATTCACCACCGCCGCGTTGTCGGCGTGTTGGTCATCCAGCAAAAAGAACGCCGCCAGTTCGACGAAGGTGAAGAAGCCTTCCTCGTGACCATGAGCGCGCAGCTCGCCGGGGTTATCGCCCACGCCGAGGCCACCGGTTCGATTCGCGGCCTGGGGCGCCAGGGCAAAGGCATCCAGGAAGCCAAGTTCGTCGGCGTGCCGGGTTCGCCGGGTGCTGCCGTCGGTACTGCCGTGGTCATGCTGCCGCCGGCCGACCTGGACGTGGTGCCGGACAAGACCGTCACCGACATCGACGCTGAAATCATCCTGTTCAAGACCGCCCTCGAAGGCGTGCGCAATGACATGCGCACCCTGTCGACCAAGCTGGCCACCCAGTTGCGGCCTGAAGAGCGGGCGCTGTTCGACGTGTACCTGATGATGCTCGACGACGCGTCCCTGGGCAGCGAAGTCAAGGACGTGATCAAGACCGGCCAGTGGGCCCAGGGCGCGCTGCGCCAGGTGGTCACCGATCACGTCAACCGTTTCGAATTGATGGACGACGCCTACCTGCGCGAACGCGCCTCCGACGTGAAAGACCTCGGTCGCCGTCTGCTGGCCTACCTGCAGGAAGAGCGCTCGACCACCCTGGTGTACCCCGACAACACCATCCTGATCAGTGAAGAGCTGACCGCCACCATGCTCGGCGAAGTGCCCGAAGGCAAACTGGTGGGCCTGGTCTCGGTATTGGGTTCGGGCAACTCCCACGTCGCGATCCTGGCCCGGGCCATGGGCATTCCGACGGTGATGGGCCTGGTGGACCTGCCGTATTCCAAGGTCGACGGCATCGAAATGATCGTCGACGGCTACCACGGCGAGGTCTACACCAACCCCAGCGAAGTGCTGCGCAAGCAATACGCCGAAGTGGTGGAAGAAGAACGCCAGCTGTCCCAGGGCCTCGACGCCCTGCGGGAATTGCCGTGCGTGACCCTCGACGGCCACCGTGTACCGCTGCTGGTCAACACCGGCCTGCTGGCGGACGTGGCCCGTGCGCAACAGCGTGGCGCCGAAGGGGTAGGCCTTTACCGCACCGAAGTGCCGTTCATGATCAATCAGCGTTTTCCGAGTGAGAAGGAGCAGCTGGCGATTTATCGCGAGCAACTGTCCGCCTTCCATCCGTTACCGGTGACCATGCGCAGCCTGGACATTGGCGGCGACAAGTCACTGTCGTATTTCCCGATCAAGGAAGACAACCCCTTCCTTGGCTGGCGCGGTATTCGCGTTACCCTCGACCACCCTGAAATCTTTCTCGTCCAGACCCGCGCCATGCTCAAGGCCAGCGAAGGCCTGAACAACCTGCGCATTTTGCTGCCGATGATCTCCGGCACCCACGAGCTGGAAGAAGCCCTGCACCTGATCCACCGGGCCTGGGGCGAAGTGCGCGACGAAGGCGCCGACGTGCCGATGCCGCCGATTGGCGTGATGATCGAGATTCCGGCGGCGGTGTACCAGGCCAAGGAGCTGGCGCGGCAGGTGGACTTCCTGTCGGTGGGCTCCAACGACCTGACCCAATACCTGTTGGCCGTGGACCGCAACAACCCGCGGGTGGCCGATCTGTACGACTACCTGCACCCGGCGGTGCTGCAAGCCCTGCAGAACGTGGTGCGTGACGCCCATGCCGAAGGCAAGCAAGTGAGCATCTGCGGCGAGATGGCCGGTGACCCGGCGGCGGCGGTGCTGTTGATGGCGATGGGCTTTGACAGCCTGTCGATGAACGCCACCAACTTGCCGAAGGTGAAATGGATGCTGCGCCAGATCAATCTGAGCCGGGCCAAGGAACTGCTGGCGGAGTTGATGACCATCGACAACCCGCAAGTTATCCACAGCTCGCTGCAATTGGCGCTGAAGAACCTTGGGTTGGCGCGGATGATCAATCCGGCGTCTGCAAAAAGCCTCTAAACCGAGGCGCCTTCATCGCAGGCAAGCCAGCTCCCACATTTGGAATGCATTTCCCTGTGGGAGCCGGGCTTGCCCGCGATGAGGCCAGTCCAGTCACAGCTAAAGCTTCAGTTCCACCTCGCCCAGCCTGCCACCATGGGGCCCAAAACTGCGCTCCACGATATGCCGTGTCCCGTCGGCACTCACAATCAGCGCCGTACTCGCCCGCGTCCCGTAACTGGGACTGGCAATAAACACACTCGACAGCAAACTCTCCGTCGCCAAGCCCACGCCGGTGTCCGGCAGGTCTGCAAACGGCGCCGTCTGCGGGTCGCTCAAAATCCCCAGCAAGGCTTCAGGCTGCGGATC
Proteins encoded:
- the ilvA gene encoding threonine ammonia-lyase, biosynthetic translates to MLEQYVKKILTSRVYDVAVETPLQTARQLSERLGNTVWLKREDLQPVFSFKIRGAYNKLTQLSAEERARGVVTASAGNHAQGLALAAKVLGVKATIVMPKTTPEIKVEGVRSRGGKVVLHGDSFPEALAYSLKLVDEKGYVYIHPYDDPHTIAGQGTVAMEILRQHPGPLDAIFVPVGGGGLIAGIAAYVKYLRPEIKIIGVEPDDSNCLQAAMAAGERVVLPTVGIFADGVAVAQIGQHTFDICKDYVDEVITVSTDEICAAIKDIYDDTRSITEPAGALGVAGIKKYVETRGITGQTLVAIDSGANVNFDRLRHVAERAELGEGREAIIAVTIPEKPGSFKAFCEAVGKRQITEFNYRYHSGREAHIFVGVQTHPENDPRSALIASLTRQGFPVLDLTENELAKLHIRHMVGGHAAHVSDEVVFRFEFPERPGALFNFLNKLGGRWNISMFHYRNHGAADGRVVAGLQVPADERHLVPAALEAIGYPYWDESDNPAYQLFLG
- a CDS encoding DUF2269 family protein, whose translation is METLTTLKVIHIAATVLLLLSGLALAVLAWRKRSAGPAYTVQRPWVFVWLLMGICVVSMPFTGWWLVHLIGWPLGQTWILGSSVIYTVAALSWFWLVARLNRLRLGGAGSVNFTVALAVVSLVGFVAIAGLMGAKPV
- the ptsP gene encoding phosphoenolpyruvate--protein phosphotransferase; the protein is MLNTLRKIVQEVNSAKDLKAALGIIVLRVKEAMGSQVCSVYLLDPETNRFVLMATEGLNKRSIGKVSMAPNEGLVGLVGTREEPLNLENAADHPRYRYFAETGEERYASFLGAPIIHHRRVVGVLVIQQKERRQFDEGEEAFLVTMSAQLAGVIAHAEATGSIRGLGRQGKGIQEAKFVGVPGSPGAAVGTAVVMLPPADLDVVPDKTVTDIDAEIILFKTALEGVRNDMRTLSTKLATQLRPEERALFDVYLMMLDDASLGSEVKDVIKTGQWAQGALRQVVTDHVNRFELMDDAYLRERASDVKDLGRRLLAYLQEERSTTLVYPDNTILISEELTATMLGEVPEGKLVGLVSVLGSGNSHVAILARAMGIPTVMGLVDLPYSKVDGIEMIVDGYHGEVYTNPSEVLRKQYAEVVEEERQLSQGLDALRELPCVTLDGHRVPLLVNTGLLADVARAQQRGAEGVGLYRTEVPFMINQRFPSEKEQLAIYREQLSAFHPLPVTMRSLDIGGDKSLSYFPIKEDNPFLGWRGIRVTLDHPEIFLVQTRAMLKASEGLNNLRILLPMISGTHELEEALHLIHRAWGEVRDEGADVPMPPIGVMIEIPAAVYQAKELARQVDFLSVGSNDLTQYLLAVDRNNPRVADLYDYLHPAVLQALQNVVRDAHAEGKQVSICGEMAGDPAAAVLLMAMGFDSLSMNATNLPKVKWMLRQINLSRAKELLAELMTIDNPQVIHSSLQLALKNLGLARMINPASAKSL
- a CDS encoding RNA pyrophosphohydrolase, with product MIDPDGFRPNVGIILTNDAGQVLWARRINQDAWQFPQGGINPDETPEDALYRELNEEVGLEREDVQILACTRGWLRYRLPQRLVRTHSQPLCIGQKQKWFLLRLISNEQRVRMDLTGKPEFDGWRWVSYWYPLGQVVTFKREVYRRALKELAPRLLARD
- a CDS encoding HAD family hydrolase; this encodes MRLALFDLDNTLLGGDSDHAWGDYLCERGILDAVAYKARNDEFYQDYLAGKLDNAEYLNFCLEILGRTEMAQLDEWHRDYMRDCIEPILLPQAVELLAKHRAAGDKLVIITATNRFVTAPIAERLGVETLIATECEMQDGRYTGRSTDIPCFREGKVTRLNRWLEETGYNLEDSYFYSDSMNDLPLLEQVTHAVAVDPDPNLRAEAEKRGWPVITLRG
- the rpiA gene encoding ribose-5-phosphate isomerase RpiA, with the translated sequence MTQDQLKQAVAQAAVDLILPKLDDKSIVGVGTGSTANCFIDALALHKGAFDGAVASSEATAARLKGHGIPVYELNTVSDLEFYVDGADESDAHLNLIKGGGAALTREKIVAAVAKTFICIADASKLVPVLGAFPLPVEVIPMARSHVARELVKLGGDPVYREGVLTDNGNIIIDVFNMQITNPVELERQINAIVGVVTNGLFAARPADVLLLGTAEGVKTLKA